GATAAGAACAGCTGACGTGAAAGGAAATGCCCAGGTCCATCAGTCGGCGACATCATCCGATGCGCCGCGCAAAATGTCCGCAGGGATCTCGCGCAAATAACTCTGGCCCTTCTGCAGGCGACGCCCCAAGGTCTCAACGAATCCCTCAAACCGCTCGCGGCCCTTGATCTGTGCGGCTGTCTGAGCCTCGTTCGGCAAGGGCGGTGTGATCGTCAGCCAAAAGCGCACGAACAGGGCCAAAGTCTCGGCCGTCACACCGACGTCACGCTCGAGCCTCTGCATTTGACGCGACAATCGGTCAAGACG
The DNA window shown above is from Bradyrhizobium sp. ISRA464 and carries:
- a CDS encoding CopG family transcriptional regulator; protein product: MRNRMNVYFPPELLKQISDLADRKDLSRSAIVEAAVNSFLSPDGADRREAAFVRRLDRLSRQMQRLERDVGVTAETLALFVRFWLTITPPLPNEAQTAAQIKGRERFEGFVETLGRRLQKGQSYLREIPADILRGASDDVAD